The following is a genomic window from Ignavibacteriota bacterium.
CCGCCCGGGTCACGAACCATTGGTCGATGAGAACCGAATCTTCATTGTAGGAAGGATAGAATGGGCTCGGCGCTTTGTGCGACGGCACGTGCCCGACCGCTCCGGCCAGGAGGCAGAAGCGTGGCCGCGGCAATTGCCATTGGTCCACCATCGTCACAATGAAGTCCCTGATCGCGCTATCCGCCGTGGCGCGATGGAACTGTGCGGTGATGGAGTCCACAAGAACGGTCATCACCACGTAACTGTTGCGGGATGAACGCATCGCCGCGAGAGGCGCCACGGCCGGGGCGAGGTCCGCGGAAGTGATGATCACATAATCCGCGCGGTTCGCGGGATCTGCAAGGTTGCCGGTGAACCATTGCGCACCGGCACGGGGTGCACCGACGGCAAGGGTCAACGCCAGCACGAGGACAACGGAGGCACAGCGGAGGGTCCAGGACATGATCCACCTGTCAGGTTGTTGGGGAATGACAGCTATGTGGGTGAAGCCTGGTATCGATGCGAAAGAGGTATGTGCCTCAGTTGATCAACATGACATCATGTTGCACTGTAGCAAGTGATGCGGGAAGCCCCCGGAGAAGTGAAGAGTGTGATACCAACGCAGCAATATACACCGCGGCGTGATGAATGTCAAGGAGAGGCGGTGCATGCACCGCCCCTCCACCCTCTGCCGGAACAGCTGGTCGTCCTAGAAGGTGACCGTCTGCGCAACCGACGTCGATGTGAACGTGGTCTTCAATGTCCCCCCGGAATACGTCCCGCCGGTGTAGATCCCGTCCTTCAGGGTTCCGGTGCAAGACCCCTGCGTGTAGATCTTGTAGCTCGCCCCTGCTGCAAGCGCCGGGGACGAGAACAGCAACGATGAGTAATTCCGCGCCGGCTTGAACGTGACGACCGTATTGCCGCTGGCATCTTCGATATGGATCAAAGTCCCCGCGCTGATCACCGGGCTGGTCTTCAGAAGTACGGACCGCTGCCCCGATGCCGCATTGGGCAGCTCGATCATGTTGGAATTGATCTGTGACATGGCAACGACTCCTCCGGAGATGAGGAACGTGCCATTCACATCCACCGCGACCTCGGGCTGCGAAGGAGGCCCATGCACGATCACGGTACCTCCGCTGATCGTCATGTTCCCGTTCCCATCGATGCCATCACCGGTGGGTGCGTACAGTGCAAGGTATCCGCCGCTGATCGTCAACTGGCTGCCGTCGTTCCCTTCGATATCGCTGCCGTACGTGGCATTGAGACCGTCGTCACTGGACGTCAGGTTGATCTCCCCACCCTTGAAAAAGAGATTCGGCGCTTCGAAGCCCTCCACCGACTTCGGGATGGTGATCGTACCGCCGTTCACTTCGATCCACACCTTGGACTTCACGGCATCATCCGCCGAGGAGATCGTGATCGTCCCGCTGTTGATGGTGATCAGACTGTCCATCGAGATCGCCTTGGCCTCAGCATAGTCGCCGGCACTGATCAACACATTCGTACCGGTGGTCGTGATCTGCAGTGCCGGTGAGGATCCGCCCGTACCAATGGTCAACCGGCCATCGCCAGAGATCCCCTTCCCGGCAGAACCCGAGTGGGTGAGCGTGATGGTCCCGCCGCTCAGCACGATGTTCCCATCCGCGTTCAGACAGGGGCCTTGATAGGCATCGAGCACACCCAGGGAGTTCGTGTACGTCCCTCCTCCTCCACTCGACGTCACCGCGAGGCTGCCCGACAGGATCTGGATGCCTCCGTCACAGGAGAAGCCCCGTCCCGCACTGCCCGTCGTGGTGATGCTCACCTGCGACCCCTCCAGCACCACCAGACTATCGGCCTTGACCGCCGTGCAGTACGATGGGTCGTAGCCGGAACCCAGCGCCGCCAGAGTAACGCCACCGGTGCTCTGGATCGTCACCTTCCCACCGGTCAGACCTATCACCGACGCCTTGAGGCCCTTCGAGCCTTTGCCGCCAACCGTGAGGAGAACCTCCCCCCCGCTGATCTGCATATGCACCGTCGTCTTCAGGGCATCTCTCCCATCGTTGGCCACATGCGAGATGAGCGTCCCGCCGGTGACATTGACGGGCCCGTCGCCCGCATCGACGCCATCGCTGGTGGCGGTCACTTCCACCGACCCTCCGCTCTGCACGTAACCGTCGTTCGTATGGATCCCGTCCTTCACAGCACTCTGGACCACGATGTGGCCATCGAGCACCTCGATATGGTCATCGCTGCACAGGCCGTGCTGGCTCGTCCCCTTCCCGACGATGGTCAGCGACCCGGTCCCCGTGAACGTGAGCTGCCCTTCACTGAACACGGCGGCTTTCTGGTCTTCGCTGTTCGGGGCTGTGGCGTAGGTCGCGCCATCGGTAAGAGTATTCGTGGTCCCGTCCCCGAGCACGACCGTCACGATCTTGTGTGCCTGCACATTGATCGCGGGACCGTCCGCGTTCGTCAGCGTGAGTCCATTGAGCTGAAGGCCGAAGGGATTCTCCGAATAGATCTTGAACATTCCGTCCGTGCTTGTACCGCCCAGCACATAGGTGATGTCATCGAGCCCGGCAGCAGCATGCACCGTCACATCCGCGCCGGAAACCGTGACGGTCACACCAAGCGCCGCTAACGGGTTGTCCACGGTGACCGAGGCACCATTGTACGCCACCGTCACGGTATGCGCCGAACCGGGGGCAAAGGACATGCTATCCACATCGGCCACAGCGAACGTATTCTTTGCTCCGGTGTGGAGGTAGACGGTCATCGTGTTCGCGTCATCATAGCCGATACTATCGATGGCGCTCACAGAGAACTGGTTGATGGTGGACTTCGTGTGGACGCGCAGGATCGTATTCAACCCGGATCCGGCATTGGCATCCCGCACGCCAAAGGTGATGCTGTCGATCTCTGTCAGGGTGTACTGTGACGACTGTCCGCCCGGGCGGACGATGGTCAGGTTCTGCGCCTGCACGCCGAGGGTGAGGGCCAGGGAAGCAATGAACAGCAACGTGGTCGTTCTCATGGTCGTTCTCCCTTCACTTCATCAGGATCATTGTGCGGGACAGGACGTGCCCACCGCATTGCACGACGGAGATGTACACGCCGCTCGCAACATGTGCGCGGGAGTTGTCCATCCCATCCCACACGACATGATGCAGTCCGGAGGACTGCCCCTCATGCAGCAGGTCTCTGATGAGCGCGCCTCTTGTATCGAAGATCCGGACCCTGACGTCCGAACTTCCGGTGGTCTCGTACACGATGGTCGTGGAAGGGTTGAACGGATTCGGATAGTTCTGCAGGAGCCGGAACGCCGTGGGCGCATAGGACGACGTGCCCGCCGCCTGGAATCCTGTGATCTGCGCGAACGACATGCGCGCGACGCTGTCGATCGGGACCGTGATGGTCTGTCCTGACTTCAGGTGGATCTTCATGTCGTAGCTTTGTCCGAAGGCGCCCGAGCTCATCAGCAACAGGATGGCGGCGCAAATCACCAGGGGTCTCATGTCTCTCTCCATGTCATGGTAGCTTGTACGAAGCCGGTCCGATCGCAGACTGCATTCCCCTCCGGATCACCTGCATACGTTCGCGGGATCACGGCCGGAGTTCCGGCGCGCATGAGTATGGTACGTTCTCGGACAGGCGCAATCAATACCCTGGCTATGGTAGTTCACGTCGCACGACGATGCAGCAGGCTGATGTAGGCCGGATCGTTAAGACCTCCGTGCGACGAACCGCGGGAATGCGGGGAATGCAGGTGTTTCCAGCGATCGAGCGATCCGTCTGACCCTGAACGGGTCAAGGTGGGAAGACATTGAGAAGGATGTGAAGAATGTCAAAACTGCAGAAAGGGTCCCGGAGGTCCCTGTTCACCTGTAGAGAATGCCTATCGTGCCCCCCCGTGCGGAGGGACACCACACT
Proteins encoded in this region:
- a CDS encoding carbohydrate-binding domain-containing protein, producing MRTTTLLFIASLALTLGVQAQNLTIVRPGGQSSQYTLTEIDSITFGVRDANAGSGLNTILRVHTKSTINQFSVSAIDSIGYDDANTMTVYLHTGAKNTFAVADVDSMSFAPGSAHTVTVAYNGASVTVDNPLAALGVTVTVSGADVTVHAAAGLDDITYVLGGTSTDGMFKIYSENPFGLQLNGLTLTNADGPAINVQAHKIVTVVLGDGTTNTLTDGATYATAPNSEDQKAAVFSEGQLTFTGTGSLTIVGKGTSQHGLCSDDHIEVLDGHIVVQSAVKDGIHTNDGYVQSGGSVEVTATSDGVDAGDGPVNVTGGTLISHVANDGRDALKTTVHMQISGGEVLLTVGGKGSKGLKASVIGLTGGKVTIQSTGGVTLAALGSGYDPSYCTAVKADSLVVLEGSQVSITTTGSAGRGFSCDGGIQILSGSLAVTSSGGGGTYTNSLGVLDAYQGPCLNADGNIVLSGGTITLTHSGSAGKGISGDGRLTIGTGGSSPALQITTTGTNVLISAGDYAEAKAISMDSLITINSGTITISSADDAVKSKVWIEVNGGTITIPKSVEGFEAPNLFFKGGEINLTSSDDGLNATYGSDIEGNDGSQLTISGGYLALYAPTGDGIDGNGNMTISGGTVIVHGPPSQPEVAVDVNGTFLISGGVVAMSQINSNMIELPNAASGQRSVLLKTSPVISAGTLIHIEDASGNTVVTFKPARNYSSLLFSSPALAAGASYKIYTQGSCTGTLKDGIYTGGTYSGGTLKTTFTSTSVAQTVTF
- a CDS encoding T9SS type A sorting domain-containing protein; this encodes MRPLVICAAILLLMSSGAFGQSYDMKIHLKSGQTITVPIDSVARMSFAQITGFQAAGTSSYAPTAFRLLQNYPNPFNPSTTIVYETTGSSDVRVRIFDTRGALIRDLLHEGQSSGLHHVVWDGMDNSRAHVASGVYISVVQCGGHVLSRTMILMK